One genomic window of Cheilinus undulatus linkage group 7, ASM1832078v1, whole genome shotgun sequence includes the following:
- the LOC121512373 gene encoding regulator of G-protein signaling 5-like, which produces MCKGLASLPTCCLERAKELKARLGSIMQKSNWNLSSCKIGQNKPSLEECLKWKESFEHLLSSKYGLCAFTAFLVSEFSEENIAFYFACEDYRNTKSPAKLQTKAQKIFDEFIGSDAPREINIDHETRDLTKANMLAPSPSSFDAAQHKIYMLMAKDCYPRFLRSPAYKDLVCQAKPSTKATKQPRQEKKA; this is translated from the exons ATGTGCAAAGGATTAGCATCTCTGCCTACCTGCTGCTTGGAAAG GGCCAAGGAGCTGAAAGCCAGACTAGGAAGCATCATGCAGAAATCTAACTGGAATCTATCAAGctgcaaaatagggcaaaataA GCCGTCTCTAGAGGAATGTCTTAAATGGAAAGAGTCCTTCGAACATCTCCTGTCCAGCAAAT ACGGACTGTGTGCCTTCACAGCCTTCCTGGTATCAGAGTTCAGTGAGGAAAACATTGCTTTCTACTTTGCCTGTGAGGATTACAGAAACACCAAGTCTCCTGCCAAACTCCAAACCAAAGCACAGAAGATCTTTGATGAATTCATCGGCAGTGATGCTCCCCGGGAG ATTAACATCGACCACGAAACTCGCGACCTCACCAAAGCCAACATGCTGGCGCCGTCACCGTCAAGCTTCGACGCAGCCCAGCACAAGATCTACATGCTCATGGCAAAAGACTGCTACCCACGCTTCCTACGCTCTCCAGCCTACAAGGATCTAGTGTGCCAAGCCAAGCCGAGCACCAAGGCCACCAAGCAGCCCCGGCAGGAGAAGAAGGCGTGA